The window TCGTAAAAGGTCTTTCGCACCATTTTCCTTTTTTCGAGGGCAAGTGTCTCGGCCTCGAGCCTTCTGGTCGTCTCCTCCAAGGCATTCCTTTCCTTCACCAGTTCGGCCTGACGGGCAGAGACCTCCGAGATGTCCCTGACATAGCCGTTGCGGAGTTCCTTGTCCCGAGCCAGGATGAGCCGGAGATATTCCTCTCGTGCAAGGAGCTCGGGGAAACTTTCAGCTGAAAAGAGGATGTTCAGGGTCCCGAGGGGCCCCATACGGTAAAAGGCCCGAAGACGGGTCTCCACAAGGCGCTTCCGTTTCTCGAGCTCTGCCTTGGAGACCTGCATCTCGTTTTGCATCTGTTCGATCCGGAGTTCCCGGTTGGTCAACTCCCGTCGAAGAGAGTCAACAAGGCCCCATTGTTCCATGATACGCGCATCCAGGCCGGAAAGTTCGGCAAGGACGGATTTCTTCTCCTTGGCGACCTCCCTTTCCTTCTTTCTCTCCGCCTCGAGCCTCTGTTCGATGGTCTTGAGCCGCTCCTGCCGGACCTCCAGGTCCCGCTGCACCGCCTGTTCCTCTGCGTTCACGATGGAAGGGACAAGGAGTGCGCAGATCCAAAAAACACGGAAGGACAGAAGACGCAGGTTCACGGTCGGGCGTAGCGCTGTATGGAGAGATACGTCATAAGGAGGCACAGAAGGACACTCGCAATGGAGACGGCCGCGACCACTGTCCACGGGAGAAAAACGATGGAGACGTCCTTGAAGAGGCGAGTCCCGGCAAGGAAACCTCGAAGGGAGAGAAACGCAAGATAGGTGCACATGATGGCAGCAGCAGCACCAACCGCGCCCTGGATCACGGCGGCCACGAGAAACGGGGCCTTGATGAAGGAGCTGGTCCCTCCGACAAGGCCCATAATCTCGATCTCGTCCTTACGGGCGAAGACAGAGAGCTGGATGGTCGTAGAGACCACAAAGGCCGCTGTCAGGAGGAGAAGGACGCTCACTCCGGCAAGGACGACATCTGCGGCATCCGTAAACGCGTTGAGTCGGGCGATCCACTCCTGTCCGTACTGGACCTTTTCCACGTTTTCGTAACCCTCTATCTCGTTCGCCACCTTCCTGACCCGGTCCAGATTGAAAATGGCCTTGTCGAGATAGAGCTCGAAAGAAGGGGGGAGAAATTGGGGATCCACCCCCTCGAGGACTGCCTTTTCCCCGGCGAGATCCTTTTCGAGACGGGCGAAGGCCTCCTCCGGAGACACGTAACGGACGGATTTCACACCGGCAAGCCGAGAAAGGGTATCGTAGAGTTGGGGAACTCGACCAGGCGGGGTCCCATCCTCGAGATAGACGACGAGGCCAAGCTCCGAGCTGAAACGATCGACAAAGACCCGAAGATTATGGGTGAAAAAGGCAAAACAGGAGATGATCAAAAGGGAGAGGGTCACCACGAGGGT is drawn from Deltaproteobacteria bacterium and contains these coding sequences:
- a CDS encoding peptidoglycan DD-metalloendopeptidase family protein, translated to MPPYDVSLHTALRPTVNLRLLSFRVFWICALLVPSIVNAEEQAVQRDLEVRQERLKTIEQRLEAERKKEREVAKEKKSVLAELSGLDARIMEQWGLVDSLRRELTNRELRIEQMQNEMQVSKAELEKRKRLVETRLRAFYRMGPLGTLNILFSAESFPELLAREEYLRLILARDKELRNGYVRDISEVSARQAELVKERNALEETTRRLEAETLALEKRKMVRKTFYEGLLAKEKRLQRTVLELQGAKRSLQEVVDDLRSVDQASRGLSASFVGVDRFRDQKGRLTPPLPRGEILPKGRTPFHKKSSGIAIRAPMGSEVRAVFDGIVVYQGALEGYGNCVIIDHGDLYYSLTAQVMKSFVKVGQQVVEGDVIGLSGGGAWVPEGIYLEIRQEGREEDPRKWLDLRGMEPFVEKEKDT
- a CDS encoding ABC transporter permease is translated as MIGVLFRRALSDMKRDWVRQLLTTLVVTLSLLIISCFAFFTHNLRVFVDRFSSELGLVVYLEDGTPPGRVPQLYDTLSRLAGVKSVRYVSPEEAFARLEKDLAGEKAVLEGVDPQFLPPSFELYLDKAIFNLDRVRKVANEIEGYENVEKVQYGQEWIARLNAFTDAADVVLAGVSVLLLLTAAFVVSTTIQLSVFARKDEIEIMGLVGGTSSFIKAPFLVAAVIQGAVGAAAAIMCTYLAFLSLRGFLAGTRLFKDVSIVFLPWTVVAAVSIASVLLCLLMTYLSIQRYARP